In Bacillus kexueae, the following proteins share a genomic window:
- a CDS encoding YrzA family protein, giving the protein MNFQLDIIQDKIEFFEALSLNELEKKINEQIEHNRNILLEVHSVSHQMHVDEEGRRLYSAVVHFKAKKR; this is encoded by the coding sequence ATGAATTTTCAACTGGATATTATACAAGATAAAATTGAGTTTTTTGAGGCTTTGTCTTTAAATGAGCTTGAAAAAAAGATTAACGAACAAATTGAGCATAACCGAAACATCTTACTTGAAGTGCATTCTGTCTCTCATCAGATGCATGTCGATGAAGAAGGTAGAAGATTATATAGTGCTGTCGTTCATTTTAAGGCAAAGAAAAGGTAA
- a CDS encoding class I SAM-dependent methyltransferase, whose product MGREFIDLFDEWAKDYDSTVEGHDEQYKDVFLNYELILQEVVNRSNEVVLEFGCGTGNLTKKLLDAKKKVYSIEPSEMMRQKAKEKLGKDVSIQDGDFLTFPIPNELVDTIVSTYAFHHLTDEEKEKAVGIYGSLLRSGGKIVFADTAFIDQLAKDQMIIDAKEKGFMRLAEDLETEYYTTHQVLRDIFEKHQFRVSFTQMNSFVWLMEAVKE is encoded by the coding sequence ATGGGAAGAGAGTTTATTGATTTATTTGATGAATGGGCTAAAGATTACGATTCAACAGTTGAAGGACATGACGAACAATATAAAGATGTCTTTTTAAACTATGAACTTATATTACAAGAAGTTGTGAACCGCTCTAACGAAGTGGTGTTGGAATTTGGATGTGGTACAGGTAACTTAACGAAGAAGCTTCTCGACGCGAAGAAAAAAGTTTATTCCATTGAGCCTTCTGAAATGATGAGACAAAAAGCGAAAGAAAAGCTAGGGAAGGACGTTTCTATACAAGACGGTGACTTCTTAACGTTTCCGATTCCGAATGAATTAGTCGATACGATTGTAAGTACGTATGCATTCCACCATTTAACAGACGAAGAGAAGGAGAAAGCCGTTGGAATCTATGGAAGTTTACTTCGTTCCGGTGGTAAAATAGTGTTTGCTGATACTGCTTTTATTGATCAACTTGCAAAAGATCAAATGATTATTGATGCAAAGGAAAAAGGCTTCATGCGATTGGCAGAAGATTTAGAGACTGAGTATTACACAACTCATCAAGTGTTAAGAGATATTTTCGAAAAACATCAATTCCGTGTCTCGTTTACTCAAATGAATTCTTTCGTTTGGTTAATGGAAGCAGTGAAGGAATAA
- a CDS encoding DUF1510 family protein produces the protein MQMRQKKRKTNLILNTLIAVVFAFILIIGYQLLFQEPKSEKQVQPSDTKQEQSNITEAPTEEEQNNETSVQEEEKDTDEEVIVKEGEDGSGVEKVIENPNWEPIGTVQTGEHVATYDKESTDWGEMVQAISYATNVPEDQMTILWLGNNGSPHDAVGTIQNKQDQQKYRVMITWVDNEGWKPTKVEVLQSE, from the coding sequence ATGCAAATGAGGCAAAAAAAGCGAAAAACCAATTTGATATTAAATACACTAATAGCGGTCGTATTCGCCTTTATATTAATTATTGGATACCAGTTGTTGTTTCAAGAGCCAAAATCAGAGAAACAAGTGCAGCCTTCCGATACGAAACAAGAGCAGTCAAATATAACGGAAGCACCAACGGAAGAGGAACAAAACAATGAAACAAGCGTTCAAGAGGAAGAAAAAGACACGGATGAAGAAGTAATCGTAAAAGAAGGAGAAGATGGCTCTGGTGTTGAAAAGGTAATCGAAAATCCGAACTGGGAGCCGATTGGTACTGTCCAAACAGGTGAACACGTAGCGACATATGACAAGGAGTCAACAGACTGGGGAGAAATGGTTCAAGCGATTAGCTATGCTACAAATGTTCCAGAGGACCAGATGACAATTTTATGGCTCGGTAATAATGGTAGCCCACATGATGCGGTTGGAACCATTCAAAATAAGCAAGACCAACAAAAATACCGCGTCATGATTACGTGGGTGGATAACGAAGGATGGAAACCAACGAAAGTAGAAGTGTTACAATCGGAATAA
- the mtnN gene encoding 5'-methylthioadenosine/S-adenosylhomocysteine nucleosidase has protein sequence MKVAIIGAMEEEVRILREQLEHTKQQVIAGCEFTEGTLNGVEVILLKSGIGKVNAALSTSILLDRFKPDFVINTGSAGGFHESLNVGDVVISTEVRHHDVDVTAFNYEYGQVPGMPPAFIPNEKLVKIAEAKAKEITDIQVVKGAIATGDSFMNDKDRVAFIRTKFPNLYAVEMEAAAIAQVCHQFETPFVIIRALSDIAGKESNVSFEQFLDQAALHSTKMVVNIVNELKAQ, from the coding sequence ATGAAGGTAGCAATTATTGGAGCAATGGAAGAGGAAGTACGTATCCTACGTGAACAACTTGAACATACAAAGCAACAAGTCATTGCGGGTTGTGAATTTACAGAAGGTACGTTAAACGGTGTTGAAGTTATTTTATTAAAATCAGGAATTGGTAAAGTAAATGCAGCGCTAAGTACATCGATTTTGTTGGATCGATTTAAGCCAGATTTCGTCATTAATACTGGTTCGGCCGGAGGTTTTCATGAATCATTAAATGTCGGTGACGTAGTCATTTCAACAGAAGTTCGTCATCATGACGTAGACGTAACAGCATTTAATTATGAATACGGGCAAGTTCCAGGCATGCCTCCTGCTTTCATTCCGAATGAAAAGTTAGTTAAAATTGCAGAAGCGAAAGCAAAAGAAATCACAGACATTCAAGTAGTAAAGGGTGCAATTGCGACAGGAGATTCATTTATGAACGATAAAGATCGTGTGGCTTTTATTCGCACAAAATTCCCTAATTTATATGCTGTAGAGATGGAAGCTGCTGCAATTGCGCAAGTTTGTCATCAATTCGAGACACCATTTGTGATTATTCGTGCGCTCTCTGATATCGCAGGAAAAGAATCAAATGTTTCCTTTGAGCAATTTTTAGACCAAGCAGCTCTACATTCTACGAAAATGGTTGTCAATATCGTAAATGAGTTAAAAGCTCAATAA
- a CDS encoding PLP-dependent cysteine synthase family protein: protein MNVVRGIHSLIGQTPLFEITAFPLREGVRLFAKLEFYNPGGSIKDRLGVELIEDALKTGKLKKGGTIIEPTAGNTGIGLALAAVQKDIQVIFCVPEKFSQEKQELMRALGAKVINTPTSEGMKGAIKKAKELAAEMPGAYCPQQFQNEANPNTYYKTLGPEIWEQTDGKINVFVAGAGTGGTFMGTARYLKEKNPSIKTVIVEPEGSILNGGEAGPHKTEGIGMEFLPPYMDTRYFDDIYTILDVDAFDRVKQLAKFEGLLVGSSSGAAFHAALKEAEKATPGTNIVTIFPDSSERYLSKKIYEGGI from the coding sequence ATGAACGTAGTTCGCGGTATCCACTCGTTAATCGGTCAGACACCATTATTTGAGATAACTGCTTTTCCATTACGAGAAGGTGTACGCTTATTTGCGAAGCTTGAATTTTACAATCCAGGTGGAAGTATTAAAGACCGACTTGGGGTTGAATTAATTGAAGATGCCCTAAAAACAGGGAAGCTAAAAAAGGGTGGGACAATTATTGAACCAACTGCAGGAAATACCGGAATCGGCCTTGCTTTAGCAGCCGTACAAAAAGATATTCAAGTCATTTTTTGTGTCCCTGAAAAATTTAGTCAAGAAAAGCAAGAATTGATGCGAGCACTCGGTGCCAAAGTGATTAACACACCGACATCTGAAGGGATGAAGGGTGCTATTAAAAAAGCAAAAGAGTTAGCGGCAGAAATGCCAGGTGCATATTGTCCACAACAGTTTCAAAATGAAGCAAACCCTAATACGTATTATAAAACCCTCGGCCCTGAAATATGGGAGCAAACGGATGGAAAGATTAATGTATTTGTTGCCGGAGCAGGTACAGGCGGAACATTTATGGGGACTGCTCGATATTTAAAAGAAAAAAATCCATCCATTAAAACGGTCATTGTGGAACCAGAGGGCTCAATCTTAAATGGAGGGGAAGCAGGTCCACATAAAACGGAAGGAATAGGAATGGAGTTTCTCCCACCGTATATGGATACTCGCTATTTTGACGACATCTATACGATTTTAGATGTTGACGCATTTGATCGTGTCAAGCAGCTTGCTAAATTTGAAGGGTTGTTAGTCGGAAGTTCATCTGGTGCAGCATTCCACGCAGCATTAAAAGAGGCGGAAAAAGCGACACCAGGGACAAATATTGTGACGATATTTCCTGATAGTAGTGAACGGTATTTAAGTAAGAAGATTTATGAGGGAGGTATTTAA